One segment of Rhodopirellula baltica SH 1 DNA contains the following:
- a CDS encoding BNR-4 repeat-containing protein: MKKSLGLIALLLATTMTSLDLSATAEEPVTLNQKADGYRGIWYMNQPSGDEYVYKYSGGLGTYCAKHKPFAIYCKEVNKTFFCFGGATAGDSRQLLHMVSYFDHETNTVPRPTILLDKQTNDAHDNPVISVDDDGHIWIFSTSHGLSRPSYIHRSKRPFDINEFELVEATRADGDNRTPITNFSYMQMWHSENGFQAFFTRYNYPAARTICFMNSPDGQNWSAWQKLSAIGQGHYQITGIGASKAGSMFNYHPQGKGLNWRTNLYYIETADNGDTWTTVEGKKLTLPLKEVHNEALIHDYEAEGLNVYLKDLRYDTKNRPVLLYITSKGYESGPKNDPRTWMLARWTGSEWKRSPITTSDNNYDMGELWMLADDDWRVIGPTESGPQPYNPGGEVAMWKSVDQGATWTKLRQMTNGSEMNHTYVRRALDAHPDFIAIWADGHGRKPSHSHLYFSNAAGDVFQLPRTMEFETAQPKRTEVK; this comes from the coding sequence ATGAAAAAAAGCCTCGGACTGATTGCTCTGTTGCTAGCCACCACCATGACCAGCCTGGATCTCTCTGCCACCGCCGAAGAACCGGTCACATTGAACCAGAAAGCCGATGGCTATCGAGGCATTTGGTACATGAATCAACCGTCCGGCGACGAGTACGTCTACAAATACAGCGGCGGCTTGGGGACCTACTGCGCCAAGCACAAGCCGTTTGCGATCTACTGCAAGGAGGTCAACAAAACGTTTTTCTGCTTTGGCGGCGCAACGGCGGGCGACAGTCGCCAATTGCTTCACATGGTTTCGTACTTCGACCACGAAACCAACACCGTGCCGCGCCCCACCATTCTGCTGGACAAACAAACCAACGACGCGCACGACAACCCCGTGATTTCCGTCGATGATGATGGTCACATTTGGATCTTCTCAACCTCACACGGTTTGTCGCGACCTTCTTACATCCACCGCAGCAAACGCCCCTTCGACATCAACGAATTCGAATTGGTGGAGGCAACCCGCGCCGACGGAGACAATCGCACGCCAATCACCAACTTTTCCTACATGCAGATGTGGCACTCAGAGAACGGCTTCCAAGCTTTCTTCACTCGCTACAACTACCCTGCCGCCCGCACGATCTGCTTCATGAACAGTCCTGACGGTCAAAACTGGAGTGCGTGGCAAAAGCTGTCGGCGATTGGGCAGGGGCACTACCAAATCACTGGCATAGGTGCGTCCAAAGCGGGATCGATGTTCAACTATCATCCGCAAGGCAAAGGCCTCAATTGGCGAACCAACCTGTACTACATCGAGACAGCCGACAACGGCGACACGTGGACGACGGTCGAAGGCAAAAAACTGACGCTGCCGCTCAAGGAAGTCCACAACGAGGCTTTGATCCACGACTACGAAGCCGAAGGTCTGAACGTGTACCTGAAAGACCTTCGCTATGACACGAAGAATCGACCAGTCCTGCTGTACATCACCAGCAAGGGTTACGAGTCCGGCCCGAAGAACGATCCCCGCACTTGGATGCTGGCGCGTTGGACGGGGAGCGAATGGAAGCGTTCGCCGATCACCACCTCAGACAACAACTATGACATGGGAGAACTTTGGATGTTGGCCGATGATGACTGGCGGGTGATTGGCCCGACCGAATCCGGTCCTCAACCTTACAACCCTGGCGGTGAAGTGGCGATGTGGAAGAGCGTCGATCAAGGAGCGACGTGGACCAAGTTGCGGCAAATGACAAATGGCAGCGAGATGAACCACACTTACGTACGCCGAGCCCTCGACGCACATCCTGACTTCATTGCCATCTGGGCCGATGGCCACGGACGAAAACCGTCGCACTCCCACCTGTATTTTTCCAACGCCGCCGGCGACGTGTTCCAACTCCCACGGACCATGGAATTCGAAACAGCCCAACCGAAACGCACCGAGGTGAAATGA
- a CDS encoding FAD-dependent oxidoreductase yields MVYGATPSGIAAAVAAGKSGQSVLLVEPSNRIGGLVTSGLSHTDFHSLESLSGAFLDFANRVETHYAETFGVDSPQVKASYHGTFGEPKVNLAAFHALLNEQPRVELIHQHRLTTLSQTETSPRNRIESATLADPQGNTQTVRAKVFIDGSYEGDLMAMAGVPWRAGREGRDEHGESLAPETADDQLQAYNFRFIMTQDETNRVTPVAPPGYRREDFVGVLDAIESDKIQRVFDYPSKCIFKAHLPVLPGGKYDINDVSRGLVRLSLPGKNLGWPDGTPEERQAIHAEHLRDQVGLLYFLQNDLEVPPEFREEAKLWGWCRDEFLDTDHLPPQLYVREARRMQGVHVYTQADSEYAAEGTRAKFHPDSIAMADYGNNCHGTHHEGPRFGGKHSGEFYNPVPPYQIPYGVLLPKEVDNLLVPGAVSSSHVGFCALRLEPVWMSLGQAAGHAAALAVQHDRPVQQVDISELQHHLHADGSATIYVSDVLPGSPDFTAVQWWGAAGGLLKLYPEGTPRKPRGKRLHGQYSEAAPWHAVELDKTLDADLEQRWRALAASIGVPLDVLPQANGTTTRGEFIRAASAASSQ; encoded by the coding sequence ATGGTGTACGGAGCCACACCGTCGGGCATTGCCGCGGCGGTGGCTGCTGGCAAATCGGGTCAATCCGTTCTGCTGGTTGAACCCAGCAACCGCATCGGTGGTCTGGTCACCAGCGGTCTGTCTCACACCGACTTTCATTCCCTGGAAAGTCTCAGCGGGGCGTTCCTGGATTTTGCGAATCGTGTTGAGACTCACTATGCAGAAACCTTTGGCGTCGACTCGCCGCAGGTGAAGGCTTCGTATCACGGCACGTTTGGCGAACCCAAAGTCAACCTCGCCGCCTTCCACGCCTTGTTGAATGAGCAACCCCGCGTCGAACTGATCCATCAACACCGGCTCACCACACTGAGCCAGACTGAAACGTCACCTCGAAATCGCATCGAATCAGCGACCTTGGCCGATCCGCAAGGCAACACACAAACGGTTCGTGCCAAAGTGTTTATTGACGGCAGCTACGAAGGCGATTTGATGGCCATGGCAGGAGTCCCATGGCGAGCCGGCCGGGAGGGACGTGACGAACATGGCGAATCGCTGGCACCGGAAACCGCGGACGATCAACTGCAAGCGTACAACTTCCGTTTCATCATGACCCAAGATGAAACCAACCGGGTGACTCCCGTTGCTCCGCCTGGTTACCGACGCGAAGATTTCGTGGGCGTGCTGGATGCAATTGAGTCGGACAAAATTCAACGTGTCTTCGACTATCCGAGCAAGTGCATTTTCAAGGCTCATCTGCCCGTGCTACCGGGCGGCAAATACGACATCAACGATGTCTCGCGAGGCTTGGTGCGATTGTCATTGCCAGGCAAAAACCTTGGTTGGCCAGACGGCACACCCGAAGAACGCCAAGCGATCCATGCCGAGCATCTGAGAGACCAAGTCGGCCTGCTGTACTTTCTGCAAAACGACTTGGAAGTTCCCCCGGAGTTTCGCGAAGAAGCCAAACTATGGGGATGGTGCCGAGACGAATTCCTGGACACCGATCATCTGCCGCCACAACTGTATGTGCGTGAAGCCCGCCGCATGCAGGGTGTCCACGTTTACACTCAGGCGGACAGCGAATACGCGGCGGAAGGCACTCGGGCGAAGTTTCACCCCGACTCGATTGCCATGGCGGACTATGGAAACAACTGCCACGGAACCCACCACGAAGGTCCGCGATTCGGCGGCAAACACAGCGGTGAGTTCTACAACCCGGTGCCGCCGTATCAGATTCCCTATGGAGTCTTGCTACCCAAGGAGGTCGACAATTTGTTGGTACCGGGTGCCGTGTCGTCGTCACACGTCGGCTTCTGTGCGTTGCGTTTGGAGCCGGTGTGGATGTCACTGGGACAAGCCGCCGGGCACGCAGCGGCTCTAGCCGTGCAGCACGACCGCCCCGTGCAACAGGTCGATATCTCGGAACTGCAGCACCACCTTCACGCGGATGGTTCTGCCACGATCTATGTCAGCGATGTCTTGCCGGGCTCGCCTGACTTTACCGCCGTGCAGTGGTGGGGTGCCGCTGGCGGATTGCTAAAGCTCTATCCGGAAGGGACACCACGAAAACCACGTGGGAAGAGACTGCACGGGCAGTACAGCGAGGCTGCTCCGTGGCACGCAGTCGAACTGGACAAAACGCTGGACGCCGACTTGGAACAACGCTGGCGAGCGTTGGCTGCGTCGATCGGCGTGCCACTCGACGTTCTTCCACAGGCAAATGGCACCACCACGCGAGGCGAGTTCATCCGCGCCGCGTCGGCTGCCTCGAGTCAATAA
- a CDS encoding L-lactate permease, with product MLALVALVPILTVGVLLVGLRWPASRAMPVAFFLTAALSVLVWQVPILQVAAASIKGVIIAVSLLFIVFGAILLLESLTVSGAISTIRSSFSNLSPDARVQAIIIAWLFGSFIEGAAGFGTPAAVCVPLLVGLGFPALAAVFCGMIIQSTPVSFGAVGTPILVGVDKGLSGSAAAQTLAIEQGFVPWAEFLHLIAIKVAVLHATVGLFIPLIMVCVLTKTFGANRRLSEGLAVWRFALFASLSMTVPYVLTAIFLGPEFPSLIGALVGLTLVTTAARRGWMMPKDGKVWTFADSSTWPQEWTGRESQANSEQDTLASPKPTKALPTWLAWTPYLLVALLLLLTRLFAPVAEAIRSVAWNFESIFGISSVSVRIEPLYLPGSIFVVVSLLTIALHRTPIEATRLAWRRSFRMIVRASIPLLFSVPMVQVFIHSDGGRDGTLDKMPIVLATQAGQWMGNGWPLVAPLVGGLGAFIAGSNTFSNMMFSEFQFSVAQHIGTDPTWGVALQAVGGAAGNMICVHNVVAACAVVGLLGQEGLVLRRTLPAFLYYTLFAGLVGWIIS from the coding sequence ATGTTGGCACTGGTGGCTTTGGTGCCGATTTTGACGGTTGGTGTATTGCTGGTTGGGCTGCGTTGGCCAGCGTCTCGCGCGATGCCGGTCGCATTTTTCTTGACCGCGGCTTTGTCGGTGTTGGTCTGGCAAGTGCCGATCCTGCAAGTCGCAGCGGCATCGATCAAAGGCGTGATCATTGCAGTCAGTTTGCTGTTCATCGTGTTCGGTGCGATTCTGCTGCTGGAATCGTTGACGGTCAGCGGAGCGATCAGCACCATCCGGTCTTCTTTCAGCAACCTCTCACCCGACGCTCGGGTTCAAGCCATCATCATCGCTTGGTTGTTTGGGTCGTTCATCGAAGGAGCGGCCGGCTTCGGCACTCCCGCGGCCGTGTGCGTCCCGTTGTTGGTCGGGCTGGGGTTCCCAGCTTTGGCGGCGGTCTTTTGTGGCATGATTATCCAAAGCACGCCGGTTTCGTTTGGAGCGGTCGGAACACCCATCTTGGTCGGCGTCGACAAAGGGTTGTCTGGATCAGCGGCCGCTCAAACATTGGCGATAGAGCAAGGCTTCGTTCCTTGGGCGGAGTTCCTGCACCTGATTGCAATCAAAGTTGCGGTTCTGCACGCGACCGTCGGCTTGTTCATTCCGTTGATCATGGTTTGTGTGCTGACAAAAACATTCGGTGCCAATCGTCGACTCTCCGAAGGCTTGGCGGTCTGGCGGTTCGCTTTATTCGCCTCGCTTTCAATGACGGTGCCGTACGTTTTGACGGCGATCTTCCTGGGTCCCGAATTCCCGTCGCTGATCGGTGCCTTGGTTGGCTTGACTTTGGTGACCACGGCAGCCCGCCGCGGGTGGATGATGCCAAAGGATGGAAAGGTGTGGACGTTCGCCGATTCATCCACGTGGCCACAGGAATGGACCGGACGAGAGTCGCAAGCAAACTCGGAACAAGACACACTCGCGTCGCCGAAGCCTACAAAAGCTCTGCCAACTTGGCTGGCGTGGACGCCGTATTTGCTGGTCGCGCTGCTGTTATTGCTCACGCGTTTGTTCGCACCCGTTGCGGAAGCAATCCGTTCGGTCGCTTGGAATTTCGAGTCCATTTTTGGTATTTCCTCGGTCAGCGTTCGCATCGAACCGTTGTATTTGCCCGGGTCGATTTTCGTGGTGGTTTCGCTGCTGACCATTGCACTTCACCGGACACCAATCGAGGCAACTCGATTAGCGTGGCGACGTAGTTTTCGCATGATCGTTCGGGCTTCGATTCCGCTGCTGTTTTCAGTTCCCATGGTTCAAGTCTTCATCCATTCCGACGGCGGTCGCGACGGAACGCTGGACAAGATGCCCATCGTGCTCGCGACTCAAGCGGGACAGTGGATGGGCAACGGATGGCCGCTGGTTGCGCCGTTGGTCGGTGGGTTGGGTGCGTTCATCGCTGGCTCCAACACGTTCAGCAACATGATGTTTTCCGAGTTCCAGTTTTCGGTCGCCCAACACATCGGCACGGATCCGACGTGGGGTGTCGCACTCCAAGCGGTCGGAGGTGCAGCAGGCAACATGATCTGCGTTCACAATGTGGTCGCCGCTTGCGCCGTGGTCGGTTTGCTCGGGCAAGAAGGCTTGGTATTACGCCGCACCCTTCCAGCGTTCCTCTACTACACGCTGTTCGCAGGACTTGTCGGTTGGATCATCTCTTGA
- a CDS encoding IS91 family transposase, which produces MKGVSMVLKRYGDQYIAKHGTRMTAQQKKVLRAVMACREDSLGTIQYACSGCGEVTHVPRSCCNRHCPACQHQRQQQWLASVQENLLPCQYFLITFTLPAGLREFAMAHPKVLYVAMMSAAAQALQQAATNPRHVGVSETGFTSVLHTWGRDLGYHPHVHVVVPAGGIDAGGVWQSSRASLFVPEQILERLFRGKLKDKLRSESYFDSIPDDAWKGRFVVDSEAVGSGEFAVAYLAPYVMRGAVANRRVTQCDESTSLEEASLTLQVKRSGTRQYKPMQMRVEEFIRRWLQHVLPAGFHRVRHYGFANARSKRSLEEVRWLVAVSLERQYELACSQQIVMAEPVAMQCPNCGGPMINLGYTPATTTLPQPARAPP; this is translated from the coding sequence ATGAAAGGCGTTTCAATGGTCTTGAAACGCTATGGCGACCAGTACATCGCGAAGCATGGAACACGAATGACCGCCCAACAGAAGAAGGTCCTCCGCGCCGTGATGGCGTGCCGGGAAGATTCTCTGGGCACGATCCAGTATGCCTGCTCCGGTTGCGGTGAGGTCACTCATGTGCCTCGCTCGTGCTGCAATCGGCACTGCCCAGCGTGCCAGCACCAGCGTCAGCAACAGTGGCTCGCCAGTGTTCAAGAAAACCTGTTGCCGTGCCAGTACTTTCTGATCACGTTCACGTTGCCAGCCGGATTACGCGAGTTTGCGATGGCCCACCCCAAGGTCCTGTACGTCGCCATGATGAGTGCGGCGGCTCAGGCACTTCAGCAAGCAGCGACCAACCCGCGACATGTCGGCGTGAGCGAAACGGGATTCACCAGCGTGCTGCACACGTGGGGACGTGACCTGGGTTACCACCCGCACGTTCACGTCGTGGTGCCCGCCGGCGGCATCGACGCTGGCGGAGTTTGGCAAAGCAGTCGCGCCAGCCTGTTCGTGCCCGAGCAGATTCTGGAGAGGTTGTTTCGCGGAAAGCTGAAAGACAAACTGCGATCCGAATCGTACTTTGATTCGATCCCCGATGATGCCTGGAAGGGACGCTTCGTCGTCGACAGCGAAGCGGTCGGCAGCGGCGAATTCGCGGTCGCGTACTTGGCCCCGTACGTGATGCGAGGTGCGGTGGCCAATCGACGCGTCACGCAGTGCGACGAATCGACTTCGCTCGAAGAAGCCAGCTTGACGCTGCAAGTCAAACGCAGCGGAACGCGTCAATACAAGCCGATGCAGATGCGTGTGGAAGAGTTCATTCGCCGTTGGCTCCAGCACGTGTTGCCGGCTGGCTTTCATCGTGTGCGTCACTACGGATTCGCCAACGCGCGCAGCAAGCGATCCCTCGAGGAGGTTCGCTGGTTGGTCGCTGTCTCACTGGAGCGTCAATACGAACTGGCTTGCAGCCAGCAGATCGTGATGGCGGAACCGGTCGCGATGCAGTGCCCCAACTGCGGCGGCCCGATGATCAACCTGGGCTACACCCCTGCCACGACAACTTTGCCGCAACCAGCCAGAGCGCCGCCATGA